The sequence GCCGTTCTTTGCCCCTTTAAGCTGTTTGCGGCGGTTATCAGAGTTATTGAGTTATCTGAAGTAGTTCGGTTTGCTGATATCTCGATTTTGCAATCAAGCTTGGGTTCTGTTCAACTCCCACAGGGTGAGCAGTTTTTTTTTGGGCAAATATAGTCCAGCTCTGATTTGCGCCCCTTAAACGTTTGTGGAGACCATTCCTTGACTGCAACTATTGAGCCTTCCGCTAGAGCCGCGGAGACTAATCCTTACGACAACCTGACCCTAAAGCAGGTAATTCAAACTATTCCTAAAGCCTATTTTCAAAAAGATCCTCGCAAAGCTTGGACCCAGCTGGGGCTGAGTGTAGGGGCGGTGATCTTGGGCTATGGCGCGATCGCACTGTCGCCCTGGTTTTTGCTGCCGGTGGCCTGGTTTATCACGGGCACTGCCCTGACTGGCTTTTTTGTAGTGGGCCACGACTGTGGCCACCGCTCCTTTGCTAACCGCCGTTGGGTAAATAACTGGGTGGGGCACCTCGTGATGCTGCCGCTGATTTACCCCTTCCATAGCTGGCGACTACTCCATGACATTCACCACCGCCACACCAACGACATGGAGATCGACAACGCCTGGGCTCCCTGGAGCCCGGAAGAGTACGCTGGGGCCGGTGTTGTGTTGCAAACGGTGTACCGTCACATGCGGCGCTGGCTGTGGTGGTTGGCTTCGGTCGCCCACTGGGGGGCGCTGCACTTCGACCTGCGCAACTTTGAGCCCCGCGACCATGGCAAGGTGAAGCGCTCTATTGCAGCGGTGGTGATTTTTGCAGCGGTGTTCTTCCCTACGTTGCTCTACTTCACTGGCCCCTGGGGCGTGGTCAAGTTTTGGCTGATGCCCTGGTTGGGCTACCACTTTTGGATGAGCACCTTTACCCTGGTGCACCACACTATTCCTGAAATTCAGTTTCGCTACAGCGATACCTGGAACGAGGTGGAAGCGCAGCTTTCCGGTACCCTGCACTGCGATTATCCCAAGTGGGTTGAAGTGCTGTGCCACGACATCAACGTCCATGTTCCCCACCATATTTCAGTGGGTATTCCGTCCTATAACCTACGGCCAGCCTACGCGGCTCTGTTAGAGAACTGGGCTCCGCTGATGAAAGAAACTAAGTTTTCTTGGGATCTGATGCGAACGATTACTAGCCGTTGTCACATCTATCATCCAGAGCGGGCTTACCAAACCTTTCGGGACCTAAAGCAGTAAGGTGATTCCTCGCCCTGAGTGGTGCACCTCGTTCATTTGACCGCAACTAACCGGCTCAGCACTCCTGGGCCGGTTTTGGCTTAACTGGGGACAATTGGTAAACTGCGACACGTTAGGCCCGCAAGAGATAGTTGCGATCGCCACAATCGTGGGTAGCATTAGGAGTCTTGTCAGCCTAGATCCTGATCTCGATTCCACTCCACTCGACTCCACTCCTCACCGCCGCTTCACTATCCTATGGCCCTGTTCTCTCGCCCGCTGAGTACATTGATGACCACTGCCGCCGTGGTGCTTGCGGGATTAACCGCAGCCCCGATGGCCAGAGCCCAGCAGTTTGACCAACAGCCTATCGACCCCAACCTGGCCGTGGCGATCGCCAGCCCGGTGCGCGATGGGGCGCTCCACAACCTGATGATTTTGACCCAGGTGCCTAACCAACGGCAGTGTTGGCAAGAGCAGGGGACCGCCCAGGGGCCGGTGACGGTTGATCCGCTGCTGCTGAACTTTGACTTTACCGGGGCATGCGATCGCAAAACCGACAGCAACGGCTATTCTGTGCGCATCAATGGTCAAGATCTGGGTGTGCACTATCGCCTAGAAATTTCGACCCGACAGAATGATCTGGTGCTGTTTGCTCGACCCACCCGCGATCGCAGCGCTCCCCCCATCGAAATTGGTCGCACCAATGGCCGCGCCAACGGTTTTCTCAGAATTCAGCTTAATCCCGGCTGGCAGATGGCCCGTCGCCTCTACAATGGGCAACCCGTCGGCCACATCTATCTCACCCATGATGCTCCCCTAGAGGTGCAGCTAGCCGCCGGGGCTGCCCCCATCGGGAGTACCCCCACCCCGGCGCGCCCCCAACCGAGCCCTCCAATATCGACCCTACCGCCGCCGCCACCCCCCAGTGGCACCACGCCCACTGGCAATCACTTTCGCGTCGTTGTCCCCATTACCGGCGGCGACACCCTCCAGCGGGTGCGGGCCGTAGAACCCGAGTCGTTTCGCACTACGGTCAATGGTGAAGCCGTGGTGCAAGTAGGCTTGTTCAGCGAACAGCAGCGGGCCGATGAGGTCTATCGGGCCTTAGTCGCCGCCAGTTTGCCCGCAAAAATTCTCAGCGCCTCAGCTCCGGCAGTCGCTTCTATGCCTCCTCTGCCGCCCATTCCCCAGGGAGCCGTGGTGGTCGTCATTGACCCTGGTCATGGTGGCCGCGACCCCGGTGCTGTGGGCATTGGCGGCCTGCAAGAAAAGCAGATCAATACCACGATCTCTAACCGGGTAAGGCAGCAGCTCCAGGCGGCGGGCATTACGGTACTGATGACCCGCGACAGCGATGTCTATGTCGATCTCGATGCCCGTGCCCAGTTTGCCAACCGGGCCGGAGCCAACCTGTTTGTCAGCATCCACGCCAATGCCATTAGCATGAGCCGCCCCGAGGTGAACGGGCTCGAAACCTACTACTTCTCTAGCGGCGAGCGGTTGGCCCGCAGCATTCACAGCGCTGTGCTGCGGAATGTCAGTATGCGCGATCGCGGCGTACGCACGGCTCGCTTCTACGTGCTGCGCTATACCACCATGCCCTCGGTGCTGGTCGAAACTGGCTTCGTCACTGGGACCGAAGACGCTGCCCGTTTCCGCAATCCCGCCGCCGTCAACCAAATTGCTGATGGCATTGCGCGCGGGATTCTCGACTATCTCGGCCGGTGATGGGCCTTATGAATCATGCAGGCTCAGGCTCAATTTAATAGTTCAGTCGGGCAGGGGCAGGTTGTAGCCGGGCTGGCTTCGCTTGGTGGCCAGGCACTGAAGGAGCGTCTAAAGCAGCCTCTAGCAACGCGGCTTCTAGCAATACTTCAGAAAAATCAAATTTGATGGGCTGAGGTAGAAAGTCGAGAGGCTGCATGTCTACAAGATCGCCAGTAAACACGGGTGCAGCCAAAGAACAGGGTGCCCAACGGCTCTCTACGGGCACTCCCAGTTGGCTACACTGCCCTCCTCGCCGCCCCTCGGGATCATAAAAACGGCAGCGGCTGCAAGATGACACCTGGCACTGCACTGATTTCATAATGGCTTCCTAAAGCTGCACGTACCTCCCCATTCTTACTCTTG is a genomic window of Nodosilinea sp. E11 containing:
- a CDS encoding DUF3747 domain-containing protein, which produces MALFSRPLSTLMTTAAVVLAGLTAAPMARAQQFDQQPIDPNLAVAIASPVRDGALHNLMILTQVPNQRQCWQEQGTAQGPVTVDPLLLNFDFTGACDRKTDSNGYSVRINGQDLGVHYRLEISTRQNDLVLFARPTRDRSAPPIEIGRTNGRANGFLRIQLNPGWQMARRLYNGQPVGHIYLTHDAPLEVQLAAGAAPIGSTPTPARPQPSPPISTLPPPPPPSGTTPTGNHFRVVVPITGGDTLQRVRAVEPESFRTTVNGEAVVQVGLFSEQQRADEVYRALVAASLPAKILSASAPAVASMPPLPPIPQGAVVVVIDPGHGGRDPGAVGIGGLQEKQINTTISNRVRQQLQAAGITVLMTRDSDVYVDLDARAQFANRAGANLFVSIHANAISMSRPEVNGLETYYFSSGERLARSIHSAVLRNVSMRDRGVRTARFYVLRYTTMPSVLVETGFVTGTEDAARFRNPAAVNQIADGIARGILDYLGR
- a CDS encoding fatty acid desaturase — encoded protein: MTATIEPSARAAETNPYDNLTLKQVIQTIPKAYFQKDPRKAWTQLGLSVGAVILGYGAIALSPWFLLPVAWFITGTALTGFFVVGHDCGHRSFANRRWVNNWVGHLVMLPLIYPFHSWRLLHDIHHRHTNDMEIDNAWAPWSPEEYAGAGVVLQTVYRHMRRWLWWLASVAHWGALHFDLRNFEPRDHGKVKRSIAAVVIFAAVFFPTLLYFTGPWGVVKFWLMPWLGYHFWMSTFTLVHHTIPEIQFRYSDTWNEVEAQLSGTLHCDYPKWVEVLCHDINVHVPHHISVGIPSYNLRPAYAALLENWAPLMKETKFSWDLMRTITSRCHIYHPERAYQTFRDLKQ